In one window of Anabaena sphaerica FACHB-251 DNA:
- a CDS encoding SAM-dependent methyltransferase: MTNTILNFSTASGHQVLAAAGKKYLRPGGRIATEKLCQWANFQPGDRVLELASSFGYSAISLVQRYHVKVVGIEKNPVSVASARVNVRFAGLENEIEIIEGDIFQLDKIPGKFDYVLAEAILTMQSPPGKAKLLTEIDNKLKPGGKFLSHELLANEKETEISAELAKVIRVNSTPLSASNWIQAFTQAGLQVQKHETDAMNLLNLWRMLQDEGIFNTMRIFWNILTQPAIRQRILEMRHIFHKYEQELGYIIICAVVE, encoded by the coding sequence ATGACCAACACTATCCTTAATTTCTCAACCGCTTCGGGACACCAAGTTTTAGCAGCAGCAGGTAAAAAATATCTACGTCCTGGTGGACGCATAGCTACAGAAAAATTATGCCAATGGGCGAATTTTCAACCAGGTGACAGAGTTTTAGAATTAGCTTCTAGCTTTGGTTATAGTGCCATTTCTCTGGTTCAACGCTACCATGTAAAGGTAGTCGGAATAGAAAAAAATCCCGTAAGTGTCGCTAGTGCGCGTGTTAATGTCCGCTTTGCTGGCTTAGAAAATGAAATTGAAATTATTGAAGGTGATATTTTCCAACTGGATAAAATACCAGGAAAGTTTGATTATGTTTTAGCTGAAGCAATTCTGACCATGCAATCTCCACCAGGGAAAGCCAAGCTGTTAACAGAAATTGACAACAAACTGAAACCGGGAGGTAAATTTCTCTCCCATGAATTATTAGCTAATGAGAAAGAAACAGAAATTAGTGCAGAGTTAGCCAAGGTAATTCGAGTTAATTCTACACCTCTTTCAGCAAGTAACTGGATTCAGGCTTTTACACAAGCAGGATTACAAGTACAGAAACATGAAACTGATGCTATGAATTTACTTAATCTGTGGCGAATGTTGCAAGATGAAGGCATTTTCAACACCATGCGGATTTTCTGGAATATCTTAACACAGCCTGCTATTCGCCAACGCATTTTAGAAATGCGTCATATTTTCCATAAATATGAGCAAGAACTAGGCTACATCATTATCTGTGCTGTTGTTGAATAA
- a CDS encoding cysteine hydrolase family protein — protein MNLPLRTLGFYPNAWGVNQTFADITRPQKTPQPVILSTETKTLRLDLAKTAIIIIDMQNDFCHPDGWLAHIGVDVTPARQPIAPLQNLLPQLRAADVPIIWLNWGNRPDLLNISAGLLHVYNPTGEGVGLGDPLPSNGAEVLMKDSWAAAVVDELPQLPTDICVDKYRMSGFWDTPLDSILRNLGITTILFTGVNADQCVLTTLCDANFLGYDCILVTDCTATTSPEYCWQATLYNVKQCFGFVTDSSAIIAGVRSQEL, from the coding sequence ATGAATCTACCGTTACGAACACTAGGATTTTACCCCAATGCTTGGGGAGTCAATCAGACGTTTGCAGACATTACTCGTCCTCAAAAAACCCCACAACCCGTTATCTTATCAACAGAAACCAAAACCCTGCGCCTTGATTTGGCAAAAACCGCCATTATCATTATTGATATGCAAAACGATTTCTGTCATCCTGATGGTTGGTTAGCGCATATCGGCGTAGATGTCACCCCCGCCCGTCAACCCATTGCACCTTTGCAAAATTTATTACCACAACTGCGGGCTGCTGACGTGCCTATAATTTGGCTCAATTGGGGAAATCGACCGGACTTACTCAATATTAGTGCAGGTTTACTTCATGTCTATAATCCTACAGGTGAAGGTGTAGGATTAGGTGATCCCCTACCTAGCAACGGTGCAGAAGTTCTCATGAAGGATAGTTGGGCGGCTGCTGTAGTAGATGAACTACCACAACTTCCGACAGATATTTGCGTTGATAAATATCGCATGAGTGGGTTTTGGGATACACCTTTAGATAGTATTCTGCGGAACCTGGGAATAACGACAATATTATTTACAGGTGTCAACGCTGATCAATGTGTTTTGACAACTTTGTGTGATGCTAACTTTTTAGGATACGATTGCATTTTAGTCACCGATTGTACAGCCACAACTTCACCAGAATATTGTTGGCAAGCCACTTTGTACAATGTCAAACAATGCTTTGGTTTTGTCACAGATTCTTCGGCAATTATAGCAGGAGTCAGGAGTCAGGAGTTATAA
- a CDS encoding amidohydrolase has protein sequence MNFTIQKALIAVTDGYTTLDVQVVNGIITAIGEDLDVIGTAINGEHKLLLPGFFNAHTHSSEKWQRGVIPPLPLELWLAHLYDFAPLDTEQVYLSALGTAVETLLSGGTSVVDHLVLIPGKEMETITTVVRAYQEIGIRAFIAPLIQDESLTAGMPTGELTQNHEPYFRSTAETLAIIEEAVIKFHRPDEGINILVAPTGIQLCTDALFTGCIDLSNRYNLCRHSHLLETKAQEKLAAEKYGCSAVEHLNRIGFLSDRTSLAHCVWLTDADIQILAETQSTVVHNPLSNLRLGSGIAPILKYRQAGVNVTFGCDGASSNDSQDLLEAIKIGSILHNVTDFDYQLWITPRQAVEMAALGGAKGLNIDEKLGSLTVGKKADLVLYDLTSLSLLPRTDPIGLLVLGRPVNVVNSAWVNGKQIIADGKVTTINVDELRQELFNRSQWETRGKSPTVAQIESHYRQVMGL, from the coding sequence ATGAACTTTACTATTCAGAAAGCTTTAATTGCTGTTACAGATGGTTACACAACTTTAGATGTTCAGGTTGTTAATGGTATCATTACTGCTATTGGTGAAGATTTAGATGTGATTGGTACAGCAATTAACGGTGAACATAAACTGCTGCTTCCTGGGTTTTTTAATGCCCATACCCATTCTTCGGAAAAGTGGCAACGGGGAGTAATTCCACCTTTGCCTTTAGAATTGTGGTTAGCCCACCTATATGATTTTGCTCCCTTGGATACAGAACAAGTTTATCTTAGCGCCTTGGGAACTGCTGTAGAAACTTTACTTTCTGGGGGAACGAGTGTAGTAGATCATTTGGTGTTAATTCCTGGTAAGGAGATGGAAACCATCACTACAGTAGTTCGCGCTTATCAAGAAATAGGAATTAGGGCTTTTATTGCCCCTTTAATTCAAGATGAATCTTTGACTGCTGGGATGCCTACGGGGGAATTAACACAAAATCATGAACCTTATTTTCGTTCGACTGCGGAAACTTTAGCAATTATTGAAGAAGCTGTAATTAAGTTTCATCGTCCAGATGAAGGGATAAATATTTTAGTTGCACCAACTGGAATACAGTTATGTACTGATGCTTTATTTACAGGTTGTATTGATTTGAGTAATCGTTATAATCTTTGTCGTCACTCTCACTTATTGGAAACTAAAGCCCAGGAAAAATTAGCAGCAGAAAAATATGGTTGTAGTGCGGTTGAACATTTAAATAGGATTGGTTTTTTGAGCGATCGCACTAGTTTAGCCCATTGCGTTTGGTTAACTGATGCTGATATTCAAATTCTGGCAGAAACTCAATCTACAGTTGTGCATAACCCGTTAAGTAATCTGCGTTTAGGTAGCGGTATTGCACCGATTTTAAAATATCGTCAAGCTGGGGTAAATGTAACTTTTGGTTGTGATGGTGCTTCGAGTAATGACTCTCAAGATTTGTTAGAAGCGATTAAAATTGGTTCTATCTTACATAATGTTACCGATTTTGATTATCAATTATGGATTACACCGCGTCAAGCTGTAGAAATGGCTGCTTTAGGTGGTGCAAAAGGATTAAATATAGATGAAAAACTGGGTTCTCTAACTGTGGGAAAAAAAGCAGATTTAGTTCTTTATGATTTAACTAGTTTATCTTTGCTTCCTCGTACAGATCCCATTGGTTTATTGGTTTTAGGTCGTCCTGTGAATGTTGTTAATAGTGCTTGGGTCAATGGTAAACAAATTATCGCTGATGGGAAAGTTACCACTATTAATGTTGATGAATTACGCCAAGAATTATTTAACCGCAGTCAGTGGGAAACAAGGGGTAAATCGCCAACTGTAGCGCAAATCGAGTCTCATTATCGTCAAGTGATGGGTTTGTAG
- the ispG gene encoding (E)-4-hydroxy-3-methylbut-2-enyl-diphosphate synthase produces MQTLPTLETTNTTSQPVFDTTIKRRKTRPVKVGDVTIGGGYPVVVQSMINEDTLDIDGSVAGIRRLHEIGCEIVRVTVPSLGHAKALAEIKQKLIKTYRDVPIVADVHHNGMKIALEVAKHIEKVRINPGLYVFEKPNTSRTEYTKAEFDEIGEKIRETLAPLVISLRDQGKAMRIGVNHGSLAERMLFTYGDTPEGMVESALEFIRICESLDFRNIVISMKASRVPVMVAAYRLMAKRMDDLGMDYPLHLGVTEAGDGEYGRIKSTAGIATLLADGLGDTIRVSLTEAPEKEIPVCYSILQALGLRKTMVEYVACPSCGRTLFNLEEVLHTVREATKHLTGLDIAVMGCIVNGPGEMADADYGYVGKTPGYISLYRGREEIKKVPENQGVEELINLIKADGRWVDP; encoded by the coding sequence ATGCAAACTCTGCCGACTCTTGAAACTACTAACACCACTAGTCAACCTGTCTTTGACACCACCATCAAACGCCGCAAAACCCGTCCTGTCAAGGTGGGAGATGTGACCATTGGGGGAGGATACCCTGTGGTGGTACAATCAATGATTAATGAAGATACCCTAGACATTGATGGTTCTGTAGCGGGTATTCGTCGTCTCCATGAAATAGGCTGCGAAATTGTCCGCGTTACAGTTCCCAGTCTAGGACACGCCAAAGCATTGGCAGAAATTAAACAAAAATTAATCAAAACATACCGTGATGTTCCCATTGTCGCCGATGTCCATCACAACGGCATGAAAATTGCCCTGGAAGTTGCTAAACACATTGAAAAAGTGCGTATCAATCCAGGGTTGTATGTGTTTGAAAAACCAAATACCAGCCGCACCGAATACACAAAAGCTGAATTTGACGAAATTGGCGAAAAAATCCGCGAAACCTTAGCACCATTGGTCATTTCCTTGCGTGATCAAGGTAAAGCCATGCGTATCGGTGTAAATCATGGTTCCTTAGCTGAAAGAATGCTATTTACCTACGGTGACACTCCAGAAGGGATGGTAGAATCTGCCTTAGAATTCATCCGCATTTGTGAATCTTTGGATTTTCGTAACATCGTCATTTCCATGAAAGCCTCACGAGTTCCCGTGATGGTTGCTGCTTATCGCTTGATGGCCAAACGCATGGATGATTTGGGGATGGACTATCCTTTACATCTGGGTGTAACAGAAGCCGGTGATGGGGAATATGGCAGAATTAAATCTACAGCTGGCATTGCCACATTATTAGCTGATGGTTTGGGTGATACCATCCGTGTGTCTTTGACAGAAGCACCAGAAAAAGAAATTCCCGTTTGTTACAGCATTCTGCAAGCTTTAGGTTTGCGGAAAACAATGGTCGAGTATGTCGCTTGTCCTTCTTGCGGAAGAACTTTGTTTAACTTAGAAGAAGTGCTGCACACAGTTCGGGAAGCCACCAAACACCTAACAGGGTTAGATATTGCCGTGATGGGTTGTATTGTTAATGGACCTGGAGAAATGGCAGACGCTGACTATGGTTATGTTGGCAAAACACCCGGTTACATTTCTTTATATCGTGGCAGGGAAGAAATTAAAAAAGTTCCCGAAAATCAAGGTGTAGAGGAGTTGATTAATCTGATTAAAGCTGATGGACGTTGGGTAGACCCTTAA
- a CDS encoding cupin domain-containing protein gives MLTTRCVIPVIKSPKDYQAYRISPQDSNRLAIIFDSTSANTSLTCCVEIFDVGGQTPPNRHQWAVEMFFILKGEGVAICDGKKVPIKAGDSLLVPATGTHLIRNTGNSRLYALTIMVPNEDFSELIRSGIPVELDAEDMTVLGRLDSLKFV, from the coding sequence ATGCTTACTACTCGCTGTGTAATTCCAGTTATCAAATCTCCCAAAGATTATCAAGCATACCGCATCAGTCCTCAAGACTCTAATCGGTTAGCAATTATCTTTGATTCGACCTCTGCGAATACTTCTTTAACTTGCTGTGTGGAAATCTTTGATGTGGGTGGACAAACCCCACCAAATCGCCATCAATGGGCAGTAGAAATGTTTTTTATTCTCAAAGGAGAAGGAGTTGCTATCTGTGATGGTAAAAAAGTACCCATTAAAGCAGGAGATAGTTTATTAGTTCCCGCAACAGGCACTCATTTGATTAGAAATACTGGTAATTCTCGTCTTTATGCACTGACGATTATGGTTCCTAATGAAGATTTTTCAGAACTAATTCGTAGTGGTATACCTGTAGAATTAGATGCAGAAGATATGACAGTTTTAGGAAGATTAGATTCTTTGAAATTTGTGTGA
- the map gene encoding type I methionyl aminopeptidase → MNIFSNLLSQPAQPKPAPKQRRGIEIKSPREIEIMRQSAKIVATVLKEISELVEPGMTTADLDAHAEKRIREMGATPSFKGYHGFPASICSSINNEVVHGIPSPKKVIRAGDVLKVDTGAYYQGFHGDSCITIAVGEVTPEAARLIRVAEEALFKGIEQVKAGVHLVDIAGAIEDHVKINKFSVVEQFTGHGVGRNLHEEPAVFNYRTRDIPNVKLRAGMTLAIEPILNAGSKNTRILADRWTAVTVDNALSAQFEHTVLVTDSGYEILTDRSDI, encoded by the coding sequence ATGAACATTTTCAGTAACTTGCTTTCTCAACCAGCCCAGCCAAAACCAGCACCAAAACAACGCCGGGGCATTGAAATTAAATCTCCCCGCGAAATTGAAATTATGCGGCAATCGGCTAAGATTGTAGCAACTGTTCTCAAAGAAATTTCTGAGCTAGTAGAGCCAGGAATGACTACAGCTGATTTGGATGCTCACGCAGAAAAACGCATCCGGGAAATGGGTGCAACACCTAGCTTTAAAGGATATCACGGCTTTCCGGCTTCAATTTGTTCTAGTATTAATAATGAAGTTGTACATGGCATTCCTAGTCCGAAAAAGGTGATTCGGGCAGGAGATGTATTAAAAGTTGATACAGGAGCTTATTACCAGGGATTTCACGGAGATTCGTGTATTACAATTGCTGTGGGTGAAGTGACTCCAGAAGCTGCTAGATTGATTCGTGTAGCGGAAGAAGCTTTATTTAAAGGTATTGAACAGGTAAAAGCTGGTGTCCACCTAGTAGATATTGCTGGTGCGATTGAAGACCATGTAAAAATTAATAAATTTAGTGTGGTTGAACAATTTACAGGTCATGGTGTAGGTAGAAATTTACACGAAGAACCAGCGGTATTTAATTACCGGACTCGTGATATTCCCAATGTGAAATTGCGTGCCGGTATGACTTTAGCGATTGAACCAATTTTGAATGCTGGTTCTAAAAATACCAGGATTTTAGCTGATAGATGGACTGCCGTGACAGTTGATAATGCTTTGTCTGCTCAATTTGAGCATACGGTCTTAGTAACAGATAGCGGTTATGAGATTTTGACTGATAGATCGGACATTTAA
- a CDS encoding amidase — translation MNETDLAFTPALELAQLIRRREVSPLELVEIYLERISRLNPQLGSYFTVTADLAVADAKAKTELLTTTSELPPFFGVPISIKDLNAVAGVTCTYGNPALVNNIANYDDGVVIKIKQAGFTILGKTATSELGSCPYSEPAGFPPARNPWNLEYTPGGSSGGAASSVAAGLSAIAQGSDGGGSIRGPAACCGVVGIKPARGRVTKAPVGDRLGGIAVSGPIARTVADAAAMLDVISGYFSGDPYWLSDPQPSFLAATQVKTSSLKIAFSTNIHPLGSADENCKQGVLQTVQLLEQLGHQVEEKCPDFSGLVEPFQIVWQTGVAAAGIPPEALQPLNRWLFARTGSAAEYLQALAQMQIASRQIVAFFDQIDVLVLPVYLHSPIRVDEWADLSPEETFQNIINWVAPCPVANATGLPAIAIPVGFDSNGLPMSVQLVGKPAAESTIISLAAQLEAANPWIHYRPAFAL, via the coding sequence ATGAATGAAACTGATTTAGCTTTTACCCCAGCTTTAGAGTTAGCGCAATTAATCCGTCGTCGGGAAGTGTCACCTCTAGAATTGGTAGAAATATATTTAGAAAGAATTTCCCGCTTAAATCCCCAACTGGGAAGTTATTTTACAGTTACAGCAGATTTAGCTGTTGCTGATGCTAAAGCCAAAACAGAACTGCTCACAACCACCTCAGAACTACCGCCATTTTTTGGTGTACCGATTTCTATTAAAGATTTAAATGCCGTAGCAGGTGTTACCTGCACTTACGGAAATCCGGCTTTAGTAAATAATATCGCTAACTATGATGATGGCGTAGTTATCAAAATTAAACAAGCCGGTTTTACGATTCTTGGCAAAACTGCAACTTCCGAATTAGGTTCTTGTCCTTACAGCGAACCTGCGGGATTTCCACCAGCTAGAAACCCTTGGAACTTAGAATATACCCCCGGTGGTTCCAGCGGTGGTGCAGCCTCATCCGTAGCAGCGGGATTGAGTGCGATCGCTCAAGGTTCCGATGGTGGTGGTTCCATTCGGGGACCTGCGGCTTGTTGTGGTGTAGTGGGAATCAAACCAGCGCGGGGAAGAGTCACAAAAGCACCTGTTGGCGATAGATTGGGAGGGATAGCTGTTAGTGGACCAATCGCCAGAACTGTAGCAGATGCAGCAGCAATGTTAGATGTTATATCTGGCTATTTTTCCGGTGATCCTTATTGGTTAAGCGATCCACAACCTTCCTTTCTCGCTGCAACTCAAGTAAAAACCTCTAGCTTAAAAATAGCTTTTAGTACCAACATTCATCCCTTGGGATCAGCAGACGAGAATTGTAAACAAGGAGTTTTACAAACAGTTCAACTTCTAGAACAATTGGGACATCAAGTAGAAGAAAAATGCCCTGATTTCAGCGGTTTAGTAGAACCATTTCAAATTGTTTGGCAAACGGGAGTAGCAGCCGCAGGAATACCCCCAGAAGCCTTACAGCCCTTGAATCGCTGGTTATTTGCTAGAACTGGTTCTGCGGCTGAATATTTGCAAGCATTGGCACAAATGCAAATAGCATCACGGCAAATTGTCGCCTTTTTTGATCAGATAGATGTGTTAGTGCTACCCGTTTATTTGCATTCACCAATTCGCGTGGATGAATGGGCAGATTTGAGTCCTGAAGAGACATTCCAGAATATTATTAACTGGGTTGCCCCTTGTCCTGTAGCAAATGCTACTGGATTACCTGCGATCGCCATTCCTGTAGGTTTTGATAGTAACGGCTTACCCATGAGTGTGCAGTTAGTTGGGAAACCTGCCGCTGAATCTACCATTATCAGCCTCGCAGCGCAATTAGAAGCAGCTAATCCTTGGATTCATTATCGTCCCGCATTTGCCCTATAA
- a CDS encoding Crp/Fnr family transcriptional regulator — protein MQASLAQITQIKVFADLETTDKLNLQPYTVLKSYGKGEIIFHESDSLPAKLYAVASGIIKVSKTATTGKETILRNLGTGEIFAAPALLGNGISPATVTAETDCEILTVERDALLTAIQKKPDIALRMLGVFNNRIQQLHQTVHGLVSERAIIRLARLIQYFATTSGTETTAKGERLKESLSYYRMARSIGITYEECVRLIKSMKSVIDYHRGGEITIIDIHKLDDIADGKIE, from the coding sequence ATGCAGGCTTCCTTAGCACAAATTACCCAAATTAAAGTGTTTGCAGATTTAGAAACCACAGATAAACTAAATCTGCAACCTTATACTGTGTTGAAAAGTTATGGAAAAGGGGAGATAATTTTTCATGAAAGTGATTCTTTACCCGCTAAATTGTATGCTGTTGCCAGTGGAATAATTAAAGTTAGTAAAACAGCAACCACAGGTAAAGAAACAATACTTCGCAACTTAGGAACTGGAGAAATTTTCGCCGCACCTGCATTATTAGGTAATGGTATTTCTCCAGCCACAGTCACCGCTGAAACTGATTGTGAAATTCTCACCGTAGAACGGGATGCTTTATTAACAGCGATTCAAAAAAAGCCTGATATTGCTTTGCGAATGTTAGGAGTTTTCAATAACCGAATTCAGCAATTACATCAAACAGTTCATGGTTTAGTTTCGGAAAGGGCAATTATTCGACTTGCGAGATTAATTCAATATTTTGCTACTACATCGGGAACAGAAACAACAGCAAAAGGTGAACGTTTAAAAGAAAGCTTATCATATTATCGCATGGCGCGGAGTATTGGCATTACCTATGAAGAATGTGTGCGGTTAATTAAAAGTATGAAATCAGTAATTGACTATCATCGAGGTGGAGAAATCACAATAATTGATATTCATAAATTAGACGATATTGCCGATGGAAAAATTGAGTAA
- a CDS encoding XDD3 family exosortase-dependent surface protein has product MLCQKATKLLLGLLATSFGLISTSVQPAHASSLLGEWYYTIDSFNDGLSPSVGISDSPYEIYGMAMKETANEITFAINTNLPAGGISNIYAQDFHVAWGDLLLNFTGKSLDVANAASELFGVHWAVNESGVPELGVYQNVTAKAIAQENGLLLQDASLRGYNNRVISKGGNPFHGDLGMINPYFNENHHVQNVIATGTKIGDVNVLNDVSNLGLNFAHFGATGTQTLAFSFSRKLLPDGSFIVHLSPECDNDLIAMVGNLKTNYQPPQSVPEPSTLLPLGVMAVLFVASRQQRRS; this is encoded by the coding sequence ATGCTGTGCCAAAAAGCTACTAAATTGCTGTTAGGCTTACTTGCGACTAGTTTTGGCTTAATATCTACTTCTGTGCAACCTGCTCATGCTAGTAGTTTGTTAGGTGAATGGTATTACACCATTGATTCTTTTAATGATGGTTTGTCACCGAGTGTTGGTATTAGTGACTCACCTTACGAAATTTATGGCATGGCAATGAAGGAAACTGCTAACGAGATCACCTTTGCAATTAATACCAATTTACCTGCTGGAGGAATTAGCAATATTTATGCTCAGGATTTTCATGTCGCTTGGGGCGATTTATTGCTAAATTTCACGGGAAAATCTCTAGATGTTGCTAATGCTGCTAGTGAATTATTCGGTGTACATTGGGCAGTAAATGAATCAGGTGTACCGGAGTTAGGAGTTTATCAGAATGTCACAGCCAAAGCTATTGCTCAAGAGAATGGTTTGCTGTTACAGGATGCGAGTTTAAGGGGTTATAACAACAGGGTAATTAGTAAAGGAGGAAACCCTTTTCATGGTGATTTAGGGATGATAAATCCTTATTTCAATGAAAATCATCACGTTCAAAATGTGATTGCTACGGGGACAAAGATTGGGGATGTGAATGTATTAAATGATGTTAGCAATTTGGGACTAAATTTTGCTCATTTTGGCGCTACAGGTACTCAAACCTTAGCTTTCAGTTTTTCCAGGAAGTTATTACCTGATGGTAGTTTCATAGTTCACTTGTCACCAGAATGTGATAATGATTTAATTGCTATGGTAGGCAATCTGAAAACTAATTATCAGCCTCCTCAATCAGTGCCAGAACCTTCCACACTTTTACCGCTTGGTGTGATGGCTGTGCTATTTGTGGCATCCCGTCAGCAACGTCGCAGCTAA
- a CDS encoding transposase family protein: MGASLMEHLRQVEDFRTTNGRRHPLWLVLLFVIMGTMSGYVGYRAWGNFVKRHRQVLIKKFEIQKHGVPSYSTIRRVVMGVDFDKLATSFAQRFLSHDIDKLLLLME; encoded by the coding sequence TGATGGAACATCTGCGGCAAGTGGAAGACTTCAGAACGACTAATGGTCGAAGACATCCACTCTGGCTGGTATTGCTGTTTGTAATAATGGGAACAATGAGTGGATATGTCGGGTATCGAGCATGGGGGAATTTCGTTAAACGCCATCGTCAAGTATTGATCAAAAAGTTTGAAATCCAAAAACATGGTGTTCCCTCATACTCAACGATCAGACGGGTAGTCATGGGAGTAGATTTTGATAAGTTGGCCACTTCATTCGCTCAAAGATTTCTCTCCCATGATATTGACAAACTCCTTCTCCTTATGGAATGA
- the ctpC gene encoding carboxyl-terminal processing protease CtpC: protein MVITKSRLVLGATAVTLSTIAVTSLGIHSRGQALFKASPKELIDEVWQIVHRQYVDGTFNQVDWQAVRKQYLSKSYSNQQEAYKSIREMLKKLEDPYTRFMDPEEFKNMQVDTSGELTGIGITISQDEKTKQLVVISPIEDTPAFKMGILAKDVILEIDGKSTEGMDTNQAVSLIRGEAGSNVKLKILRNGQKKQFDITRARIEIHPVKFSEKQTPAGKIGYIRLNQFSANAGKEMKDAINKLEGKNVSAYVLDLRGNPGGLLFSSVDIARMWLDKGTIVSTINRQGEQEREIARGRALTTKPLAVLVDKGSASASEILSGALQDNKRGVIVGTQTFGKGLVQSVRPLEDGSGLAVTIAKYHTPSGKDINKHGIDPDVKVDLTDAQRQDLWLKEREKLATLEDPQFAKAIEILGKQAAQNTTTTNNN, encoded by the coding sequence ATGGTGATTACAAAAAGTAGACTTGTTTTAGGTGCTACAGCAGTGACGCTTTCTACAATTGCGGTTACTAGTCTTGGCATTCACTCCCGTGGTCAGGCTTTATTTAAAGCAAGTCCCAAAGAGTTGATAGATGAAGTTTGGCAAATTGTTCACCGCCAATATGTAGATGGTACTTTTAATCAAGTCGATTGGCAGGCTGTTCGTAAACAATATTTAAGCAAGTCCTACAGTAATCAACAGGAAGCTTATAAGTCCATCCGGGAAATGCTGAAAAAGCTAGAAGACCCTTACACCCGGTTTATGGACCCAGAGGAATTCAAGAATATGCAGGTTGATACCTCTGGAGAACTCACAGGTATTGGTATTACTATCAGTCAGGATGAAAAAACTAAGCAATTGGTTGTGATTTCCCCGATTGAGGATACACCTGCCTTTAAGATGGGAATTCTGGCTAAGGATGTCATCCTGGAAATTGATGGCAAAAGCACTGAAGGCATGGACACTAACCAAGCTGTGTCTTTAATTCGGGGTGAAGCGGGAAGCAACGTGAAGCTGAAAATCCTGCGGAATGGTCAGAAAAAACAATTTGACATCACACGGGCGCGGATTGAAATTCATCCGGTTAAGTTTTCTGAAAAGCAAACTCCAGCAGGTAAAATTGGTTACATTCGCCTGAATCAGTTCAGTGCTAATGCTGGCAAGGAAATGAAAGACGCTATTAATAAGTTAGAGGGTAAAAACGTATCTGCTTACGTTTTGGATTTGCGGGGTAATCCTGGTGGTTTATTATTCTCCAGTGTGGACATTGCCCGGATGTGGTTGGATAAAGGAACCATAGTTTCTACTATCAACCGTCAAGGTGAGCAAGAGCGGGAAATAGCCAGAGGACGTGCTTTGACAACTAAACCGTTGGCGGTGTTAGTGGATAAGGGTTCAGCTAGTGCCAGTGAAATTCTCTCAGGCGCTTTGCAGGATAATAAACGTGGGGTAATAGTTGGTACGCAAACTTTTGGTAAGGGTTTAGTACAATCTGTGCGTCCTTTGGAAGATGGTTCAGGGTTAGCAGTAACTATTGCTAAATATCATACCCCTAGCGGTAAAGATATTAATAAGCATGGCATTGATCCAGATGTAAAAGTGGATTTGACTGATGCCCAAAGACAAGATTTATGGCTAAAAGAACGGGAGAAACTAGCTACTTTAGAAGACCCTCAATTTGCTAAAGCTATTGAGATTTTAGGTAAACAAGCTGCTCAAAATACTACGACAACGAATAATAATTAA
- a CDS encoding cupin domain-containing protein, translating to MSSTVTQLQEQIEYPRAGVFSKVLAKDTACQYTLFCLAANTEISEHTSTRNATVNVLEGRGLLTLSGEEIKLEPGVFIFMPANAPHALQAESNLSFLLTLSEKSADIN from the coding sequence ATGAGTTCTACTGTCACTCAACTACAAGAACAAATTGAATATCCCCGTGCGGGAGTTTTCAGCAAAGTGCTGGCAAAAGATACAGCTTGTCAATATACCCTCTTTTGTTTAGCAGCTAACACCGAAATATCTGAACATACCTCTACACGCAATGCTACTGTCAATGTCTTGGAAGGTAGAGGTTTACTAACTTTATCAGGGGAAGAAATTAAATTAGAACCTGGAGTTTTTATTTTTATGCCTGCTAATGCCCCTCATGCTTTACAGGCTGAATCTAATCTATCATTTCTGCTCACACTTTCTGAAAAATCAGCAGATATTAATTAA